A DNA window from Strix aluco isolate bStrAlu1 chromosome 6, bStrAlu1.hap1, whole genome shotgun sequence contains the following coding sequences:
- the PRPF40A gene encoding pre-mRNA-processing factor 40 homolog A isoform X1 gives MSGGDSAAAAATASPQPLPFSLPKPPPLMQLTPGDAVRPVASAADQSPKSTRLAGRPDWPAGKPVSLLAPLLPPRGEPEPLMPFGPSSRQPLRGRLLGRCSGGSLLSPSMRPGGVDRGSLMMGHPGMPHYPPMGMHPMGQRPPNMPPVPHGMMPQMMPPMGGPPMGQMPGMMQSVMPGMMMSHMSQAAMQPTVPPGVNSMDAQVGVTPPGTQSSVLFRPQTTHPVVCAAQQTATTNSSVNEEHSKQKSTWTEHKSPDGRTYYYNTETKQSTWEKPDDLKTPAEQLLSKCPWKEYKSDSGKPYYYNSQTKESRWAKPKELEDLEAMIKAEENSTKPEESTPTTTAPAAAADATNTTTTATAAAETAAAVTTTTATSAATAAPEAETAAASSVADSESSGTATAEEQGQATSAPAAQDQSGEGAANAADDSSKQEASADAASKKEDDDAQPVKKTYTWNTKEEAKQAFKELLKEKRVPSNASWEQAMKMIINDPRYSALAKLSEKKQAFNAYKVQTEKEEKEEARSKYKEAKESFQRFLENHEKMTSTTRYKKAEQMFGEMEVWNAISERDRLEIYEDVLFFLSKKEKEQAKQLRKRNWEALKNILDNMANVTYCTTWSEAQQYLMDNPTFAEDEELQNMDKEDALICFEEHIRALEKEEEEEKQKSLLRERRRQRKNRESFQLFLDELHEHGQLHSMSSWMELYPTISSDIRFTNMLGQPGSTALDLFKFYVEDLKARYHDEKKIIKDILKDKGFVVEVNTSFEDFVTVISSTKRATTLDAGNIKLAFNSLLEKAEAREREREKEEARKMKRKESAFKSMLKQATPPIELDAVWEDIRDRFVKEPAFEDITLESERKRIFKDFMHVLEHECQHHHSKNKKHSKKSKKHHRKRSRSRSGSESEDDDSHSKKKRQRSESRSVSERSSSAESGTRLFWFVFKLLLTGLWLGLYNFIDVFFLFLPVSAERSYKKSKKHKKKSKKRRHKSDSPESDIEREKDKKERERESEKDRARQRSESKHKSPTKKRPGKDSGNWDTSGSELSEGELEKQRRTLLEQLDEDQ, from the exons ATGTCAGGTGGGgactcggcggcggcggcggcgaccgcctccccgCAGCCGCTCCCGTTCTCCTTGCCGAAGCCCCCTCCCCTCATGCAGCTGACGCCGGGGGACGCCGTCCGCCCCGTCGCTTCCGCCGCGGACCAATCGCCGAAGAGCACCCGGCTGGCGGGCCGCCCGGATTGGCCGGCCGGGAAGCCAGTCAGCCTGCTGGCCCCGCTGCTCCCGCCCCGTGGGGAGCCCGAGCCGCTCATGCCCTTTGGCCCCTCGTCGCGGCAGCCACTCAGAGGGCGGCTTCTTGGCAGGTGCAGCGGGGGCAGCCTGCTGAGCCCCTCGATGCGGCCCGGCGGTGTCGACCGCGGCTCCCTCATG ATGGGACACCCAGGCATGCCACATTATCCTCCCATGGGAATGCACCCAATGGGTCAGAGACCACCGAATATGCCGCCAGTTCCACATGGTATGATGCCTCAGATGATGCCCCCCATGGGAGGACCACCAATGGGGCAG ATGCCTGGAATGATGCAGTCAGTAATGCCTGGAATGATGATGTCTCACATGTCTCAAGCTGCTATGCAGCCTACAGTTCCG CCAGGGGTGAACAGTATGGATGCGCAAGTAG gcGTAACACCTCCTGGAACTCAG AGCTCTGTTTTATTTCGCCCTCAGACAACGCATCCCGTAGTTTGCGCAGCCCAGCAAACAGCCACAACCAACAGCTCTGTTAATGAAGAGCACTCTAAACAG aaatcTACGTGGACAGAACACAAATCACCTGATGGAAGAACATATTATTATAATACTGAAACAAAGCAGTCTACATGGGAGAAGCCAGATGATCTCAAAACGCCTGCTGAG CAATTGTTGTCTAAATGTCCCTGGAAAGAGTATAAATCTGATTCTGGAAAGCCCTACTATTATAATTCCCAAACAAAGGAATCACGCTGGGCAAAGCCCAAAGAGCTTGAGGATCTTGAAG CAATGattaaagctgaagaaaacag CACAAAGCCCGAAGAATCAACCCCGACGACGACCGCTCCAGCCGCTGCAGCGGACGCAACAAACACAACCACCACAGCCACAGCCGCCGCTGAAACCGCCGCGGCTGTTACCACCACCACTGCTACTTCTGCAGCAACGGCAGCCCCCGAAGCAGAAACTGCAGCGGCTTCTTCCGTGGCAGACAGTGAGAGTTCTGGCACGGCCACGGCCGAGGAGCAGGGACAGGCAACTTCTGCACCTGCTGCGCAGGACCAGAGCGGCGAAGGTGCAGCCAACGCAGCAGACGACTCTTCCAAGCAGGAGGCCTCAGCAGA TGCTGCTTCTAAGAAGGAGGACGACGATGCCCAACCAGTTAAAAAAACCTATACATGGAATACAAAGGAAGAAGCAAAGCAAGCATTTAaagaactgttaaaagaaaag CGAGTACCATCCAATGCTTCTTGGGAGCAAGCTATGAAGATGATCATTAATGATCCCAGATACAG TGCTTTGgcaaaattaagtgaaaaaaagcaagcctTTAATGCTTACAAagttcaaacagaaaaagaagagaaagaagaagcaaGATCAAAATACAAAGAAGCTAAAGAATCCTTCCAGCGTTTTCTTGAAAACCATGAAAAGATGACATCCACCACAAGATACAA AAAAGCTGAACAAATGTTTGGGGAGATGGAAGTTTGGAATGCAATATCTGAGCGTGATCGTCTTGAAATTTATGAAGATGTCCTGTTTTTTCTGTCTAAGAAAGAGAAG GAACAAGCCAAACAGTTACGAAAGAGGAATTGGGAGGCTTTGAAGAACATACTAGATAACATGGCTAATGTCACTTACTGCACTACTTGGTCGGAGGCTCAGCAGTATCTGATGGACAATCCCACGTTTGCAGAAGATGAGGAGCTTCAGA ACATGGATAAGGAGGATGCGCTGATCTGTTTCGAGGAACATATCAGGGCAttggaaaaagaggaggaagaagaaaaacagaaaagcttacTTAGAGAAAGAAGGCGGCAGCGTAAAAACAGAGAATCTTTTCAG CTCTTTTTAGACGAACTGCACGAGCATGGACAATTACACTCAATGTCCTCTTGGATGGAGTTGTACCCAACCATAAGCTCTGACATCAGGTTCACTAATATGCTTGGTCAGCCTG GATCAACAGCACTTGATCTTTTCAAGTTTTATGTTGAAGACTTGAAAGCACGTTACCATGACGaaaagaagataataaaagaTATCTTAAAG GATAAAGGATTTGTGGTTGAAGTGAATACTTCTTTTGAAGACTTTGTTACGGTCATCAGCTCAACTAAAAGAGCTACTACTTTAGATGCAGGAAATATCAAGCTGGCTTTCAACAGT CTGCTGGAAAAGGCAGAAGCCCgtgaaagagagagggaaaaagaagaagcTCGTAAAATGAAGCGGAAAGAGTCTGCCTTCAAGAGTATGTTGAAGCAAGCTACTCCTCCAATTGAGTTGGACGCTGTCTGGGAAGAT ATCAGAGATAGGTTTGTGAAGGAACCAGCCTTTGAAGACATCACTCTggagtctgaaagaaaaagaatatttaaagatTTCATGCACGTACTAGAG CACGAGTGTCAGCATCATCATTCAAAGAACAAGAAACATTCTAAAAAGTCTAAAAAACACCACAGGAAGCGGTCTCGGTCTCGTTCG GGCTCGGAGTCTGAGGATGACGACAGCCACTCCAAGAAGAAAAGGCAGCGTTCGGAATCTCGATCCGTGTCTGAGCGCTCCTCCAGTGCGGAATCTGGTACGAGattattctggtttgtttttaaattactgttaACTGGTTTATGGCTGGGTCTTTACAATTTTATcgatgtattttttttgtttcttcctgtgtcTGCAGAGAGAAGTTACAAGAAAtcaaaaaaacacaagaaaaagagcaagaagagGAGACATAAGTCT GATTCACCAGAATCGGATATTGAacgagaaaaagacaaaaaagaaagagagagagagagcgaaAAGGATAGAGCTAGACAAAGATCCGAATCAAAACATAAATCTCCTACTAAAAAACGGCCTGGAAAAGATTCT GGGAACTGGGACACTTCGGGCAGCGAGCTGAGCGAAGGGGAGTTGGAAAAACAGAGGAGGACTCTTTTGGAACAACTGGATGAAGATCAATGA
- the PRPF40A gene encoding pre-mRNA-processing factor 40 homolog A isoform X3: MSGGDSAAAAATASPQPLPFSLPKPPPLMQLTPGDAVRPVASAADQSPKSTRLAGRPDWPAGKPVSLLAPLLPPRGEPEPLMPFGPSSRQPLRGRLLGRCSGGSLLSPSMRPGGVDRGSLMMGHPGMPHYPPMGMHPMGQRPPNMPPVPHGMMPQMMPPMGGPPMGQMPGMMQSVMPGMMMSHMSQAAMQPTVPPGVNSMDAQVGVTPPGTQSSVLFRPQTTHPVVCAAQQTATTNSSVNEEHSKQKSTWTEHKSPDGRTYYYNTETKQSTWEKPDDLKTPAEQLLSKCPWKEYKSDSGKPYYYNSQTKESRWAKPKELEDLEAMIKAEENSTKPEESTPTTTAPAAAADATNTTTTATAAAETAAAVTTTTATSAATAAPEAETAAASSVADSESSGTATAEEQGQATSAPAAQDQSGEGAANAADDSSKQEASADAASKKEDDDAQPVKKTYTWNTKEEAKQAFKELLKEKRVPSNASWEQAMKMIINDPRYSALAKLSEKKQAFNAYKVQTEKEEKEEARSKYKEAKESFQRFLENHEKMTSTTRYKKAEQMFGEMEVWNAISERDRLEIYEDVLFFLSKKEKEQAKQLRKRNWEALKNILDNMANVTYCTTWSEAQQYLMDNPTFAEDEELQNMDKEDALICFEEHIRALEKEEEEEKQKSLLRERRRQRKNRESFQLFLDELHEHGQLHSMSSWMELYPTISSDIRFTNMLGQPVFSSGSTALDLFKFYVEDLKARYHDEKKIIKDILKDKGFVVEVNTSFEDFVTVISSTKRATTLDAGNIKLAFNSLLEKAEAREREREKEEARKMKRKESAFKSMLKQATPPIELDAVWEDIRDRFVKEPAFEDITLESERKRIFKDFMHVLEHECQHHHSKNKKHSKKSKKHHRKRSRSRSGSESEDDDSHSKKKRQRSESRSVSERSSSAESERSYKKSKKHKKKSKKRRHKSDSPESDIEREKDKKERERESEKDRARQRSESKHKSPTKKRPGKDSGNWDTSGSELSEGELEKQRRTLLEQLDEDQ; encoded by the exons ATGTCAGGTGGGgactcggcggcggcggcggcgaccgcctccccgCAGCCGCTCCCGTTCTCCTTGCCGAAGCCCCCTCCCCTCATGCAGCTGACGCCGGGGGACGCCGTCCGCCCCGTCGCTTCCGCCGCGGACCAATCGCCGAAGAGCACCCGGCTGGCGGGCCGCCCGGATTGGCCGGCCGGGAAGCCAGTCAGCCTGCTGGCCCCGCTGCTCCCGCCCCGTGGGGAGCCCGAGCCGCTCATGCCCTTTGGCCCCTCGTCGCGGCAGCCACTCAGAGGGCGGCTTCTTGGCAGGTGCAGCGGGGGCAGCCTGCTGAGCCCCTCGATGCGGCCCGGCGGTGTCGACCGCGGCTCCCTCATG ATGGGACACCCAGGCATGCCACATTATCCTCCCATGGGAATGCACCCAATGGGTCAGAGACCACCGAATATGCCGCCAGTTCCACATGGTATGATGCCTCAGATGATGCCCCCCATGGGAGGACCACCAATGGGGCAG ATGCCTGGAATGATGCAGTCAGTAATGCCTGGAATGATGATGTCTCACATGTCTCAAGCTGCTATGCAGCCTACAGTTCCG CCAGGGGTGAACAGTATGGATGCGCAAGTAG gcGTAACACCTCCTGGAACTCAG AGCTCTGTTTTATTTCGCCCTCAGACAACGCATCCCGTAGTTTGCGCAGCCCAGCAAACAGCCACAACCAACAGCTCTGTTAATGAAGAGCACTCTAAACAG aaatcTACGTGGACAGAACACAAATCACCTGATGGAAGAACATATTATTATAATACTGAAACAAAGCAGTCTACATGGGAGAAGCCAGATGATCTCAAAACGCCTGCTGAG CAATTGTTGTCTAAATGTCCCTGGAAAGAGTATAAATCTGATTCTGGAAAGCCCTACTATTATAATTCCCAAACAAAGGAATCACGCTGGGCAAAGCCCAAAGAGCTTGAGGATCTTGAAG CAATGattaaagctgaagaaaacag CACAAAGCCCGAAGAATCAACCCCGACGACGACCGCTCCAGCCGCTGCAGCGGACGCAACAAACACAACCACCACAGCCACAGCCGCCGCTGAAACCGCCGCGGCTGTTACCACCACCACTGCTACTTCTGCAGCAACGGCAGCCCCCGAAGCAGAAACTGCAGCGGCTTCTTCCGTGGCAGACAGTGAGAGTTCTGGCACGGCCACGGCCGAGGAGCAGGGACAGGCAACTTCTGCACCTGCTGCGCAGGACCAGAGCGGCGAAGGTGCAGCCAACGCAGCAGACGACTCTTCCAAGCAGGAGGCCTCAGCAGA TGCTGCTTCTAAGAAGGAGGACGACGATGCCCAACCAGTTAAAAAAACCTATACATGGAATACAAAGGAAGAAGCAAAGCAAGCATTTAaagaactgttaaaagaaaag CGAGTACCATCCAATGCTTCTTGGGAGCAAGCTATGAAGATGATCATTAATGATCCCAGATACAG TGCTTTGgcaaaattaagtgaaaaaaagcaagcctTTAATGCTTACAAagttcaaacagaaaaagaagagaaagaagaagcaaGATCAAAATACAAAGAAGCTAAAGAATCCTTCCAGCGTTTTCTTGAAAACCATGAAAAGATGACATCCACCACAAGATACAA AAAAGCTGAACAAATGTTTGGGGAGATGGAAGTTTGGAATGCAATATCTGAGCGTGATCGTCTTGAAATTTATGAAGATGTCCTGTTTTTTCTGTCTAAGAAAGAGAAG GAACAAGCCAAACAGTTACGAAAGAGGAATTGGGAGGCTTTGAAGAACATACTAGATAACATGGCTAATGTCACTTACTGCACTACTTGGTCGGAGGCTCAGCAGTATCTGATGGACAATCCCACGTTTGCAGAAGATGAGGAGCTTCAGA ACATGGATAAGGAGGATGCGCTGATCTGTTTCGAGGAACATATCAGGGCAttggaaaaagaggaggaagaagaaaaacagaaaagcttacTTAGAGAAAGAAGGCGGCAGCGTAAAAACAGAGAATCTTTTCAG CTCTTTTTAGACGAACTGCACGAGCATGGACAATTACACTCAATGTCCTCTTGGATGGAGTTGTACCCAACCATAAGCTCTGACATCAGGTTCACTAATATGCTTGGTCAGCCTG TTTTTTCATCAGGATCAACAGCACTTGATCTTTTCAAGTTTTATGTTGAAGACTTGAAAGCACGTTACCATGACGaaaagaagataataaaagaTATCTTAAAG GATAAAGGATTTGTGGTTGAAGTGAATACTTCTTTTGAAGACTTTGTTACGGTCATCAGCTCAACTAAAAGAGCTACTACTTTAGATGCAGGAAATATCAAGCTGGCTTTCAACAGT CTGCTGGAAAAGGCAGAAGCCCgtgaaagagagagggaaaaagaagaagcTCGTAAAATGAAGCGGAAAGAGTCTGCCTTCAAGAGTATGTTGAAGCAAGCTACTCCTCCAATTGAGTTGGACGCTGTCTGGGAAGAT ATCAGAGATAGGTTTGTGAAGGAACCAGCCTTTGAAGACATCACTCTggagtctgaaagaaaaagaatatttaaagatTTCATGCACGTACTAGAG CACGAGTGTCAGCATCATCATTCAAAGAACAAGAAACATTCTAAAAAGTCTAAAAAACACCACAGGAAGCGGTCTCGGTCTCGTTCG GGCTCGGAGTCTGAGGATGACGACAGCCACTCCAAGAAGAAAAGGCAGCGTTCGGAATCTCGATCCGTGTCTGAGCGCTCCTCCAGTGCGGAATCTG AGAGAAGTTACAAGAAAtcaaaaaaacacaagaaaaagagcaagaagagGAGACATAAGTCT GATTCACCAGAATCGGATATTGAacgagaaaaagacaaaaaagaaagagagagagagagcgaaAAGGATAGAGCTAGACAAAGATCCGAATCAAAACATAAATCTCCTACTAAAAAACGGCCTGGAAAAGATTCT GGGAACTGGGACACTTCGGGCAGCGAGCTGAGCGAAGGGGAGTTGGAAAAACAGAGGAGGACTCTTTTGGAACAACTGGATGAAGATCAATGA
- the PRPF40A gene encoding pre-mRNA-processing factor 40 homolog A isoform X5: protein MSGGDSAAAAATASPQPLPFSLPKPPPLMQLTPGDAVRPVASAADQSPKSTRLAGRPDWPAGKPVSLLAPLLPPRGEPEPLMPFGPSSRQPLRGRLLGRCSGGSLLSPSMRPGGVDRGSLMMGHPGMPHYPPMGMHPMGQRPPNMPPVPHGMMPQMMPPMGGPPMGQMPGMMQSVMPGMMMSHMSQAAMQPTVPPGVNSMDAQVGVTPPGTQSSVLFRPQTTHPVVCAAQQTATTNSSVNEEHSKQKSTWTEHKSPDGRTYYYNTETKQSTWEKPDDLKTPAEQLLSKCPWKEYKSDSGKPYYYNSQTKESRWAKPKELEDLEAMIKAEENSTKPEESTPTTTAPAAAADATNTTTTATAAAETAAAVTTTTATSAATAAPEAETAAASSVADSESSGTATAEEQGQATSAPAAQDQSGEGAANAADDSSKQEASADAASKKEDDDAQPVKKTYTWNTKEEAKQAFKELLKEKRVPSNASWEQAMKMIINDPRYSALAKLSEKKQAFNAYKVQTEKEEKEEARSKYKEAKESFQRFLENHEKMTSTTRYKKAEQMFGEMEVWNAISERDRLEIYEDVLFFLSKKEKEQAKQLRKRNWEALKNILDNMANVTYCTTWSEAQQYLMDNPTFAEDEELQNMDKEDALICFEEHIRALEKEEEEEKQKSLLRERRRQRKNRESFQLFLDELHEHGQLHSMSSWMELYPTISSDIRFTNMLGQPGSTALDLFKFYVEDLKARYHDEKKIIKDILKDKGFVVEVNTSFEDFVTVISSTKRATTLDAGNIKLAFNSLLEKAEAREREREKEEARKMKRKESAFKSMLKQATPPIELDAVWEDIRDRFVKEPAFEDITLESERKRIFKDFMHVLEHECQHHHSKNKKHSKKSKKHHRKRSRSRSGSESEDDDSHSKKKRQRSESRSVSERSSSAESERSYKKSKKHKKKSKKRRHKSDSPESDIEREKDKKERERESEKDRARQRSESKHKSPTKKRPGKDSGNWDTSGSELSEGELEKQRRTLLEQLDEDQ from the exons ATGTCAGGTGGGgactcggcggcggcggcggcgaccgcctccccgCAGCCGCTCCCGTTCTCCTTGCCGAAGCCCCCTCCCCTCATGCAGCTGACGCCGGGGGACGCCGTCCGCCCCGTCGCTTCCGCCGCGGACCAATCGCCGAAGAGCACCCGGCTGGCGGGCCGCCCGGATTGGCCGGCCGGGAAGCCAGTCAGCCTGCTGGCCCCGCTGCTCCCGCCCCGTGGGGAGCCCGAGCCGCTCATGCCCTTTGGCCCCTCGTCGCGGCAGCCACTCAGAGGGCGGCTTCTTGGCAGGTGCAGCGGGGGCAGCCTGCTGAGCCCCTCGATGCGGCCCGGCGGTGTCGACCGCGGCTCCCTCATG ATGGGACACCCAGGCATGCCACATTATCCTCCCATGGGAATGCACCCAATGGGTCAGAGACCACCGAATATGCCGCCAGTTCCACATGGTATGATGCCTCAGATGATGCCCCCCATGGGAGGACCACCAATGGGGCAG ATGCCTGGAATGATGCAGTCAGTAATGCCTGGAATGATGATGTCTCACATGTCTCAAGCTGCTATGCAGCCTACAGTTCCG CCAGGGGTGAACAGTATGGATGCGCAAGTAG gcGTAACACCTCCTGGAACTCAG AGCTCTGTTTTATTTCGCCCTCAGACAACGCATCCCGTAGTTTGCGCAGCCCAGCAAACAGCCACAACCAACAGCTCTGTTAATGAAGAGCACTCTAAACAG aaatcTACGTGGACAGAACACAAATCACCTGATGGAAGAACATATTATTATAATACTGAAACAAAGCAGTCTACATGGGAGAAGCCAGATGATCTCAAAACGCCTGCTGAG CAATTGTTGTCTAAATGTCCCTGGAAAGAGTATAAATCTGATTCTGGAAAGCCCTACTATTATAATTCCCAAACAAAGGAATCACGCTGGGCAAAGCCCAAAGAGCTTGAGGATCTTGAAG CAATGattaaagctgaagaaaacag CACAAAGCCCGAAGAATCAACCCCGACGACGACCGCTCCAGCCGCTGCAGCGGACGCAACAAACACAACCACCACAGCCACAGCCGCCGCTGAAACCGCCGCGGCTGTTACCACCACCACTGCTACTTCTGCAGCAACGGCAGCCCCCGAAGCAGAAACTGCAGCGGCTTCTTCCGTGGCAGACAGTGAGAGTTCTGGCACGGCCACGGCCGAGGAGCAGGGACAGGCAACTTCTGCACCTGCTGCGCAGGACCAGAGCGGCGAAGGTGCAGCCAACGCAGCAGACGACTCTTCCAAGCAGGAGGCCTCAGCAGA TGCTGCTTCTAAGAAGGAGGACGACGATGCCCAACCAGTTAAAAAAACCTATACATGGAATACAAAGGAAGAAGCAAAGCAAGCATTTAaagaactgttaaaagaaaag CGAGTACCATCCAATGCTTCTTGGGAGCAAGCTATGAAGATGATCATTAATGATCCCAGATACAG TGCTTTGgcaaaattaagtgaaaaaaagcaagcctTTAATGCTTACAAagttcaaacagaaaaagaagagaaagaagaagcaaGATCAAAATACAAAGAAGCTAAAGAATCCTTCCAGCGTTTTCTTGAAAACCATGAAAAGATGACATCCACCACAAGATACAA AAAAGCTGAACAAATGTTTGGGGAGATGGAAGTTTGGAATGCAATATCTGAGCGTGATCGTCTTGAAATTTATGAAGATGTCCTGTTTTTTCTGTCTAAGAAAGAGAAG GAACAAGCCAAACAGTTACGAAAGAGGAATTGGGAGGCTTTGAAGAACATACTAGATAACATGGCTAATGTCACTTACTGCACTACTTGGTCGGAGGCTCAGCAGTATCTGATGGACAATCCCACGTTTGCAGAAGATGAGGAGCTTCAGA ACATGGATAAGGAGGATGCGCTGATCTGTTTCGAGGAACATATCAGGGCAttggaaaaagaggaggaagaagaaaaacagaaaagcttacTTAGAGAAAGAAGGCGGCAGCGTAAAAACAGAGAATCTTTTCAG CTCTTTTTAGACGAACTGCACGAGCATGGACAATTACACTCAATGTCCTCTTGGATGGAGTTGTACCCAACCATAAGCTCTGACATCAGGTTCACTAATATGCTTGGTCAGCCTG GATCAACAGCACTTGATCTTTTCAAGTTTTATGTTGAAGACTTGAAAGCACGTTACCATGACGaaaagaagataataaaagaTATCTTAAAG GATAAAGGATTTGTGGTTGAAGTGAATACTTCTTTTGAAGACTTTGTTACGGTCATCAGCTCAACTAAAAGAGCTACTACTTTAGATGCAGGAAATATCAAGCTGGCTTTCAACAGT CTGCTGGAAAAGGCAGAAGCCCgtgaaagagagagggaaaaagaagaagcTCGTAAAATGAAGCGGAAAGAGTCTGCCTTCAAGAGTATGTTGAAGCAAGCTACTCCTCCAATTGAGTTGGACGCTGTCTGGGAAGAT ATCAGAGATAGGTTTGTGAAGGAACCAGCCTTTGAAGACATCACTCTggagtctgaaagaaaaagaatatttaaagatTTCATGCACGTACTAGAG CACGAGTGTCAGCATCATCATTCAAAGAACAAGAAACATTCTAAAAAGTCTAAAAAACACCACAGGAAGCGGTCTCGGTCTCGTTCG GGCTCGGAGTCTGAGGATGACGACAGCCACTCCAAGAAGAAAAGGCAGCGTTCGGAATCTCGATCCGTGTCTGAGCGCTCCTCCAGTGCGGAATCTG AGAGAAGTTACAAGAAAtcaaaaaaacacaagaaaaagagcaagaagagGAGACATAAGTCT GATTCACCAGAATCGGATATTGAacgagaaaaagacaaaaaagaaagagagagagagagcgaaAAGGATAGAGCTAGACAAAGATCCGAATCAAAACATAAATCTCCTACTAAAAAACGGCCTGGAAAAGATTCT GGGAACTGGGACACTTCGGGCAGCGAGCTGAGCGAAGGGGAGTTGGAAAAACAGAGGAGGACTCTTTTGGAACAACTGGATGAAGATCAATGA